The DNA window CTTGCCGCCAATAACGAAGGTGGGATCCAAACCCGCTTCACCAAACACCGATGCAATCAGGCTGGTGGTCGTGGTTTTACCGTGGGTACCGGCAACCGCAATACCGTGGCGATAACGCATAATCTCGGCCAACATCTCGGCACGAGGTACGATCGGCACCCGGCGACTGCGCGCTGAAACCACTTCCGGGTTATCCGACGACACGGCAGACGACACCACGACAACATCTGCATTCGCACTATTTTCTTCACGGTGGCCAATGAAAACCTGAATACCCATGGCCCGAAGGCGGTCGGTAACCACGCTCTCTTTAATATCGGAGCCAGATACGTCATAGCCTTGGTTCTTCAGGACCTCAGCAATACCGCTCATACCTGCGCCACCGATACCAATAAAGTGGATACCGCGGATACGGCGCATTTCGGGAACCTGATACACCAGCGGTGTATTGTTCGAATCAGCCATTGGCGGCCTCCAGACAGTAATTCACAACTCTCTCCGTTGCATCAGGGCGCGCCAGCGAAAAAGCGGCCTGTGCCATGTTCAGGATGCGTTCGCGGTTACCCGCTAAATCTTTCAGTGTGTCGGCCAACAATTCAGGTGTCAGCTGAGACTGAGGAATCAGAATGGCGCCACCCGCTTTCACCATGTGCTGGCCATTGCGGGTTTGATGATCATCTACAGCGTGTGGGAAAGGCACCAGCACCGCGCCGACACCCGCTGCACACAACTCCGACACGGTCAATGCGCCTGCCCGGCAAATGACAAGATCTGCCCAGCTATAGGCTTCAGCCATGTCGCGGATAAAGGGCTCAACACTGGCCTCAACCCCCGCGGTTTCATAAGCTTCACGCGCGGCATCTGCATTTTTTTCACCGCACTGGTGGCGCACTTCCGGGCGTTCGCTTTCAGGCAAAGTTGCCAGCGCCTGCGGCAATTGCTGGTTGAACACTTGCGCGCCCAAGCTGCCGCCTACCACCAAAATTCGTGCGGGGGTGGTTCTACCCTCAAACCTTTGCTTGGGCTCTGGCAATGTTGCCAAGTCTTTACGCACCGGATTCCCGGTGCAGCGGGTCACCGTCTTATCACCGAAACTACCGGGAAATGCTTCCAACACAATGCTCGCGAAGCGCGTTAACAACCGGTTGGTCATGCCCGCAACCGCATTCTGCTCATGAATAATCAACGGTCTGCGCAGCAACCAGGCAGCCACCCCACCCGGTCCAGTAACAAACCCACCCATACCGACAACAGCGTCTGGGTTGATTCTGCGAAGATGGGTATAGGCTTCACCGAGCGCTCGCATCAACCGGAACGGTGCCAGCAACAACGCCAGCTTGCCCTTGCCTCTCAAACCCTTAATGTGAATCAGCGACAGCGGTATTTCGGTCTCACCAATCAACCGCTCTTCCATGCCGCCTTTGGCACCGAGCCAATGCACTTCATGGCCCTGCTCTTGCAACGCCCGAGCTGTGGCCAGTGCTGGGAATACATGGCCGCCTGTTCCACCCGCCATCATGAGGAAGCGACGAGGACTAGTCATAAACCGCGCCTCCTTTAACTTTTCGGGCAGGTTTGTCTGCCGCCATTTTCTCTTTATCCAAACGTTCCATTTCGACCCTGGCAATGATACCCAGACCCACACACGTCACTAACAAACTGGAACCACCGTAGCTAACCAATGGCAACGTGAGCCCTTTCGTTGGCAGCAGGCCGGTCGTTACACACATATTGATGGCCGCCTGCAAACCAACCAGCATCGCGATCCCATAGCTGAAACATGCCCCAAATGGCATGCCACTTCGTTCGGCTCGGCGACCGATCACGAAACCGCTCACCACCAGAGCGGTAAACAGGGCTACCACGATCAGCGCCCCGATCAGACCAAATTCTTCGGCAATGACTGCGAAAATGAAGTCAGTGTGGGCCTCTGGCAAAAAGAACAGCTTCTGGACTGAATTGCCCAGCCCCACGCCTGTCCACTCGCCTCGACCAAATGCAATTAACGATTGAGTGAGCTGATAACCACTATCAAACTGATCCTTCCAGGGATCGAGGTAACTGACGACCCGTTTCAAACGGTATGGGGCACTCACGACCAACACCGTGCCGGCAACGACCATCAGGCCAATCAGCGGCAGAAAGCGCGTGAGCCGAACTCCGCTCAAGAAGATCACGCCGGCGGCCGCGGCACTCAGCACCACCGAGGCGCCAAAATCCGGTTCGATCATCAGCAATCCAACCGCCAGCCCCAACACCAACAATGGCCGAATAAATCCGGACCAATCATTCAGCAGGGCATCACGACGGCGAACAACATATCCCGAGAGATAAGCGATCAAACACAGCTTAGCGACCTCGGAAACCTGAACGTTAAAGACGCCCATCGGTATCCAGCGAGTTGATCCGTTAACCGTACGACCAAGCGGTGTCAAAACCAAAACCAAAACCAGTATGCCGACACCCAATAGAAGCCACCCACTGCGCTCCCACCAAGAGATCGGAATATTCACGGCAACCAGAGCGGCCAAACAACCGAGCATGGCGAAAATCACTTGCCGTACCACGTAGTGATAACTGTTACCTAGCGTTGCTGCGGCCACGTCCATAGAAGCGGACGAGATCATAACCATGCCAATCACCAACAAAGCCACGGAGGTCAGCACTAAAACTGGTAGTGGCTGAAATTCAAGCCCTTTGGTCTGGAGCTTCGAAATGCTGGCTGCTACTTGCATCACAGCACCTCCACCAACGCGCGGAACTGATCACCACGGTCGTTATAGTCCTTAAACATGTCGAAACTGGCGCAGGCCGGGGACAACAACACCCGATCGCCAGCACAAGCCACTTCTCCGGCTTTAGCAACCGCCTGCCCGAGAGAATCTGCAGAAATCGTTTCAACGCTTTGCCCGAGCGCGTCAGAAATTGCGATCGCATCGCGGCCAATCAAAACAA is part of the Marinobacter sp. JH2 genome and encodes:
- the murG gene encoding undecaprenyldiphospho-muramoylpentapeptide beta-N-acetylglucosaminyltransferase, which codes for MTSPRRFLMMAGGTGGHVFPALATARALQEQGHEVHWLGAKGGMEERLIGETEIPLSLIHIKGLRGKGKLALLLAPFRLMRALGEAYTHLRRINPDAVVGMGGFVTGPGGVAAWLLRRPLIIHEQNAVAGMTNRLLTRFASIVLEAFPGSFGDKTVTRCTGNPVRKDLATLPEPKQRFEGRTTPARILVVGGSLGAQVFNQQLPQALATLPESERPEVRHQCGEKNADAAREAYETAGVEASVEPFIRDMAEAYSWADLVICRAGALTVSELCAAGVGAVLVPFPHAVDDHQTRNGQHMVKAGGAILIPQSQLTPELLADTLKDLAGNRERILNMAQAAFSLARPDATERVVNYCLEAANG
- the ftsW gene encoding putative lipid II flippase FtsW; the protein is MQVAASISKLQTKGLEFQPLPVLVLTSVALLVIGMVMISSASMDVAAATLGNSYHYVVRQVIFAMLGCLAALVAVNIPISWWERSGWLLLGVGILVLVLVLTPLGRTVNGSTRWIPMGVFNVQVSEVAKLCLIAYLSGYVVRRRDALLNDWSGFIRPLLVLGLAVGLLMIEPDFGASVVLSAAAAGVIFLSGVRLTRFLPLIGLMVVAGTVLVVSAPYRLKRVVSYLDPWKDQFDSGYQLTQSLIAFGRGEWTGVGLGNSVQKLFFLPEAHTDFIFAVIAEEFGLIGALIVVALFTALVVSGFVIGRRAERSGMPFGACFSYGIAMLVGLQAAINMCVTTGLLPTKGLTLPLVSYGGSSLLVTCVGLGIIARVEMERLDKEKMAADKPARKVKGGAVYD